In Sulfuricurvum sp., the sequence GGTCAAAGACCGTATCGGATTCAACATGATTAAAACAGCAATGGATGAGGGGAAAATTACTTCCGATACGCTTATCATCGAACCTACCAGCGGAAATACCGGTATCGCCCTCGCCTCTATCTGTGCTGCGTTGGGGCTAAAACTTACCCTTACGATGCCTGAATCCATGAGTATTGAACGTCGTAATCTCCTCAAAGCGCTCGGAGCCAATCTGGTACTCACCCCCGCAGCGCAAGGGATGAAAGGGGCGATTGATGAGGCCAATGCACTTGTTGCATCCAATGCCAATGCCATTATTCTCCAACAATTTGCCAATCCCGCCAACCCTGCTATTCATCGAGTCACTACGGCTCAGGAGATTCTACGCGATACCGAAGGGAATATCGATATCTTTATTGCCGCTGTCGGAACGGGGGGAACGCTTACCGGAACCGGAGAAGCGTTAAGAGCCGCCCATCCGAATGTACAGATTATCGCGGTAGAGCCGAAAGATTCCCCGATCCTCTCCGGCGGAAAACCGGGACCGCACAAAATTCAGGGGATCGGTGCGGGATTTGTCCCTGAAATCCTCAATACCGCTCTTTATAATGAAATCATTACCGTAAGCAATGAAGACGCCATAGCGGCGTCAAAAGCATTGGCCAAAACCGAAGGATTGCTTGTAGGTATCTCAGCCGGAGCCAATGTCCATGCCGCAGCACTTGTAGCCGCACGCCCTGAAAATAAAGGGAAAGTGATTGTTACGATACTCTGTGATACGGCAGAGCGTTACCTTAGTACTCCGCTGTTTGAAGCGTAAGTGCTGCTAGAAACACTTCGCTGTGAAAACGGCAGAGTTTTTCATCTCCCTTACCATCAAGCACGTTTGGATCGATCGCTCAAAACGCTCGATTCGTTGCAGCGGTATGAGCTAAATTCTCTCATACATCCTCCTGAAGAAGGATTATATCGGTGTCGATTTCTCTATGACGAAATTGGCTTTACGGTTGAATTTCATCCCTATGTACCTCGAGTTATCACCTCTTTAAAACTTATTTACGATGATACCATTGAGTATTCGCTCAAAGATTCGAATCGGGAAGCACTCAACGCTTTGTATGAGCAGCGTGGAGAATGCGACGATATCCTGATTGTCAAAAACGGCCTGCTAACCGATACGTCAATCGCCAATATCGCTTTATGGATAGAGGGGAAATGGCTCACTCCGCAAACGCCGCTACTCGAAGGGACAACCCGTGCCCGTTTACTCGAAGAAGGATTCCTTACCCCCGCACCTCTACGGCCTGAGGATATCGCTCAAGCTACCAAGGTTGCGATCTTCAATGCAATGGTAGACTTTCTTGAAGTCGAAAGTGGTATAATTCCCTAAAAACACAGGCCTGCAGTCATGTTATTCGATATTATTAAAAGTCCTTCATTTGCCAAATTAATGGAAACTCATGTACGAGACATGCTCATTTATCTTTTTGAAAATGATCAAAACTTCGGAGTCTTGTGCAAAATCGATCATGTCACTTTTGACCCTCCCCTCCCTCAACACCTGAGTGATGAGTTCCGAACGATGACTCTCTTTTTTTTGGCAGGCTATACGTTTGAAAGTGCACGGATCGATAACGATATTTTAATTTTCGAAGCGGGATTCGGTCAAGAGAATATCGGGAGTTTTGTCTCGGTACCGCTGCTTTCGATTGTACAGATTATTATTGACGACACACCGGCTTTTGTCAATCTTGCCCTTCCTCAGGAAAAGCACCCTGTTATCAATATTGAAAAAAATGAAGGGGTTCAGAATTCTATGAGCGCTTTGCTCGCGAATCCTGAAAATCAGAAGTTTTTGAAAAAGAAATAATCGTAAGAGTGTAATTTATTGTAGATTGAGAAGTGCGGTTTACTGCACGTGGGCTTCCCGCCGAGGGAAACGTAGAGTTATCGTAGCGATAGTGGCTTAGCTCCTATCGCGTTACAGTTTCAATCCAAGTAGATACGTAACAACGTTGTCAATAAAGGCATCGTGTTTACGCTCTTTGCTGTAAGCGATGTAGAACTTGCGTTTGATTTTATAATTTTTAATCCGTGCTTCAAAGAGTTTCCCCTCTTCTACCTCATCACTGATAACATGACGTGAAATAACCGATACGATTGGACGAGCAGCATCTTTCGGTGAACGCATCAACGTCTCTTTGATCGCGGTCGAACTTGCTACAACTCCGATAACGCTAAAGCCTGAGCACTCTACTCCGATCTCTTCGAAGACTTCGGCTGTCAATTTACGGGTGTGTGAGTTCTCATCAC encodes:
- the cysK gene encoding cysteine synthase A yields the protein MKIAANITELIGNTPLVQLNALSQETGATILGKCEFMNPTSSVKDRIGFNMIKTAMDEGKITSDTLIIEPTSGNTGIALASICAALGLKLTLTMPESMSIERRNLLKALGANLVLTPAAQGMKGAIDEANALVASNANAIILQQFANPANPAIHRVTTAQEILRDTEGNIDIFIAAVGTGGTLTGTGEALRAAHPNVQIIAVEPKDSPILSGGKPGPHKIQGIGAGFVPEILNTALYNEIITVSNEDAIAASKALAKTEGLLVGISAGANVHAAALVAARPENKGKVIVTILCDTAERYLSTPLFEA
- a CDS encoding aminotransferase class IV family protein, whose product is MLLETLRCENGRVFHLPYHQARLDRSLKTLDSLQRYELNSLIHPPEEGLYRCRFLYDEIGFTVEFHPYVPRVITSLKLIYDDTIEYSLKDSNREALNALYEQRGECDDILIVKNGLLTDTSIANIALWIEGKWLTPQTPLLEGTTRARLLEEGFLTPAPLRPEDIAQATKVAIFNAMVDFLEVESGIIP